In one window of Azospirillaceae bacterium DNA:
- a CDS encoding aldose 1-epimerase encodes MTNPAVPDVLTIAAGGLFLDVVPEVGGSIAAFRGEREGRRIDWFRPASAAALAERNPREMASFPLVPFCNRIRDGAFTFEGTTVRLPRNYAKSRHPIHGNAWQQPWTVVEHAVASVTLALKYEPPRGWPDVWPFPYEARQTYALTPDALTVTMTVRNPGGRPMPLGFGHHPYYSRTPGMTIQARVSAIWSSDEDVMPTRLEHTAVVDRLADGLRAADAVLDNNFVGWDRTALIRWPEWQAGLRVTADEPLRFLVLYIPSDENLIALEAVSNCTDWLNLTHLGPDKVGGTVVAPGAEVTASFRVEPLW; translated from the coding sequence ATGACCAACCCGGCGGTGCCGGATGTGCTGACCATTGCGGCCGGCGGCCTGTTCCTCGACGTGGTGCCCGAGGTGGGCGGGTCGATCGCCGCCTTCCGGGGGGAACGGGAGGGACGGCGCATCGACTGGTTCCGGCCGGCATCGGCGGCCGCGCTCGCCGAACGCAATCCGCGCGAGATGGCGAGCTTCCCGCTGGTCCCGTTCTGCAACCGCATCCGCGACGGCGCCTTCACGTTCGAAGGCACGACCGTGCGGCTGCCGCGGAACTATGCCAAGTCGCGCCACCCCATCCATGGCAACGCCTGGCAACAGCCCTGGACGGTGGTCGAACACGCGGTCGCGTCGGTGACGCTCGCCCTCAAGTACGAACCTCCGCGGGGATGGCCGGACGTCTGGCCGTTCCCCTACGAGGCCCGCCAGACCTACGCCCTGACCCCGGACGCGCTGACCGTGACCATGACGGTGCGGAACCCGGGTGGCCGCCCGATGCCGCTCGGGTTCGGGCACCATCCCTATTACTCGCGCACCCCCGGCATGACCATCCAGGCCCGTGTGTCCGCGATCTGGTCGTCGGACGAGGACGTCATGCCGACCCGGCTGGAGCACACGGCGGTGGTGGACCGGCTGGCCGATGGCCTGCGGGCCGCGGATGCCGTCCTGGACAACAACTTCGTCGGCTGGGACCGGACCGCGCTGATCCGCTGGCCCGAATGGCAGGCGGGCCTGCGGGTGACCGCGGACGAGCCGCTCCGCTTCCTGGTCCTGTACATCCCCTCCGACGAGAACCTGATCGCGCTCGAAGCGGTGAGCAACTGCACGGACTGGCTGAACCTGACGCATCTGGGTCCCGACAAGGTCGGCGGCACCGTGGTCGCACCGGGGGCGGAGGTCACGGCGTCGTTCCGGGTTGAGCCGCTGTGGTGA
- a CDS encoding phytanoyl-CoA dioxygenase family protein, whose product MPGRYDAATLDALAETAKRDSYVVLKGHFPAEKLLAWREAFQPLFDARVAEEGDRLQNRGSGRYYVTLPFQGVFADPGIFEDEDILGLVERLVGRDPVMCQLASDTPVRGSDYQEVHRDTPPLFPEWGVETPSYQLAVNFPLCDVTMENGPIEIAKGTHMVTRDVGMAKIQSGESPLEPVPMRLGDVMVRDVRHLHRGTPNRTDVPRPMVVIGYSRKWLFRPEVSIQVPRAVYDGLSDRAKHLLRHNPIVESLEQVKPTETYQAFAY is encoded by the coding sequence ATGCCTGGTCGATACGATGCCGCCACATTGGACGCCCTGGCCGAGACCGCCAAGCGCGACAGCTACGTGGTCCTGAAGGGCCACTTCCCGGCCGAGAAGCTGTTGGCTTGGCGCGAGGCGTTCCAGCCGCTGTTCGATGCCCGTGTCGCGGAGGAGGGCGACCGCCTTCAGAACCGCGGCTCCGGCCGCTACTACGTCACCCTGCCGTTCCAGGGCGTGTTCGCCGACCCCGGAATCTTCGAGGACGAGGACATCCTGGGCCTGGTGGAGCGGCTGGTGGGCCGCGACCCGGTCATGTGTCAGCTCGCCAGCGACACGCCGGTGCGCGGGTCCGACTACCAGGAGGTCCACCGCGACACCCCGCCCCTGTTCCCGGAATGGGGCGTCGAGACGCCGTCCTACCAGTTGGCGGTGAACTTCCCGCTGTGCGATGTGACGATGGAGAACGGCCCCATCGAGATCGCGAAGGGGACCCACATGGTCACCCGCGACGTCGGCATGGCGAAGATCCAGTCCGGGGAATCCCCGCTGGAGCCCGTGCCGATGCGGTTGGGTGACGTGATGGTCCGCGACGTGCGGCACCTCCACCGCGGCACCCCGAACCGCACCGACGTGCCCCGGCCCATGGTGGTCATCGGCTACAGCCGCAAATGGCTGTTCCGGCCCGAGGTGTCGATCCAGGTGCCGAGGGCCGTGTACGACGGCCTGTCCGACCGGGCCAAGCACCTGCTGCGGCACAATCCCATCGTGGAGAGCCTGGAGCAGGTCAAGCCGACCGAGACGTACCAGGCCTTCGCCTATTGA
- a CDS encoding ABC transporter permease, protein MTAVDVRTTGPSGPPGTRPATLAGRAGSAVARQGVLVALVLVIAFGALRYENFLGAYNIASVLAYNSMFALIALGMAFVIMTGGIDLSVGAVAAMASVISALLSPYGVGPALAGGVAAGLAAGLLNGVVITYLGILPFIATLASMLAAYGTALLLAGNQSVSVSWDGSFIELGQGMVLGVPIPALIAGGAYLLGSLVLNFTAFGRTTLAIGGNEEAARLMGLRVARVKVGVYVLSGGLAGLAGVILASQFGAGQPTEGAGWELFAIASVVVGGTLLTGGVGSVGATLSGVLLLGLLFNILNFENGRGVISLSAYWQSVIRGAFLLLVVVLQSRLTAGRGN, encoded by the coding sequence ATGACGGCGGTCGATGTCCGCACCACCGGCCCGTCCGGGCCTCCCGGCACCCGGCCCGCCACGCTGGCCGGCCGCGCCGGCAGCGCGGTCGCCCGGCAGGGCGTGCTGGTGGCCCTGGTCCTGGTGATCGCCTTTGGGGCGCTGCGGTACGAGAATTTCCTGGGCGCCTACAACATCGCCAGCGTGCTCGCCTACAACTCCATGTTCGCGCTGATCGCGCTGGGCATGGCGTTCGTCATCATGACCGGCGGCATCGACCTGTCGGTGGGTGCGGTCGCGGCGATGGCCAGCGTGATCTCGGCCCTTCTCAGCCCTTACGGTGTCGGGCCGGCTCTGGCGGGCGGGGTGGCGGCCGGGCTGGCGGCGGGCCTGCTCAACGGGGTGGTGATCACGTATCTCGGCATCCTGCCGTTCATCGCGACGCTGGCGAGCATGCTGGCGGCCTATGGCACGGCATTGCTGCTGGCCGGCAACCAGTCGGTGTCGGTGTCGTGGGACGGCAGCTTCATCGAGCTGGGGCAGGGGATGGTGCTCGGGGTGCCCATTCCGGCCCTGATCGCCGGCGGTGCGTACCTGCTGGGCTCGCTGGTCCTGAATTTCACGGCATTCGGACGCACGACGCTGGCCATCGGCGGCAACGAGGAGGCCGCGCGCCTGATGGGCCTGCGGGTCGCCCGCGTGAAGGTGGGCGTCTATGTGCTGTCCGGCGGGCTGGCCGGGCTGGCCGGTGTGATCCTGGCATCGCAGTTCGGCGCCGGGCAGCCCACCGAAGGCGCGGGGTGGGAGCTGTTCGCCATCGCATCCGTCGTGGTCGGCGGCACGCTGTTGACGGGCGGGGTCGGATCGGTCGGCGCCACCCTGTCCGGCGTGCTGCTGCTGGGCCTGCTGTTCAACATCCTGAATTTCGAGAACGGCCGCGGGGTCATCAGCCTGAGTGCCTATTGGCAGTCGGTGATCCGCGGCGCCTTCCTCCTGCTGGTCGTGGTGCTGCAAAGCCGGCTCACGGCGGGGCGGGGCAATTGA